One Synechococcus sp. CC9605 genomic window carries:
- a CDS encoding PHP domain-containing protein, with protein sequence MTHPLKTVLEQVGPSSCPTTHNFHCHTVCSDGSLEPIELIWQATERGLKHLAVTDHHSSHAHREIQAWLDQQRASGVEVPTVWSGMEISALLKGCLVHVLALGFELNHPALQPYNRGDAVVGEPLRAEAVVNAIHAAGGLAVLAHPARYRLGHDVLIDEAARLGFDGGEAWYDYEMQPTWSASPLICEAIDRQLSNLGLLRTCGTDTHGIDLCGR encoded by the coding sequence ATGACCCACCCGCTCAAAACCGTTCTCGAACAGGTGGGGCCGTCGAGCTGTCCCACCACGCATAACTTCCACTGCCATACCGTCTGCAGTGACGGCAGTCTCGAACCGATCGAGCTCATCTGGCAGGCCACCGAGCGGGGGCTCAAGCACCTGGCGGTGACGGATCACCACAGCAGCCATGCCCACCGGGAGATCCAGGCCTGGCTGGATCAGCAGCGCGCCAGCGGTGTTGAGGTCCCCACCGTCTGGAGTGGCATGGAAATCAGTGCACTGCTGAAGGGGTGTCTTGTTCATGTGCTCGCCCTTGGCTTCGAGCTCAACCACCCTGCGCTCCAGCCCTACAACCGTGGGGATGCCGTCGTCGGTGAACCGCTAAGGGCTGAGGCGGTTGTTAATGCCATCCATGCCGCCGGTGGATTGGCAGTGTTGGCCCATCCCGCCCGTTACCGCCTTGGCCATGACGTGCTGATCGATGAGGCGGCCCGGCTTGGTTTCGATGGTGGTGAGGCCTGGTACGACTACGAGATGCAACCAACCTGGTCCGCCAGCCCGTTGATCTGTGAGGCCATCGATCGTCAGCTGAGCAACCTTGGCCTTTTGCGTACGTGTGGCACCGATACCCATGGAATTGACCTTTGCGGCCGCTAA
- the hemJ gene encoding protoporphyrinogen oxidase HemJ, which produces MTFSPEAYLWFKTLHIVGVVVWFAGLFYLVRLFIYHVETEELAPELQQPFRDQYTLMEKRLANIITTPGMAVAVSMAIGLLLAQPSWLQQGWMHAKLGFVAALLAYHLFCYRLMGQLHAGTCAWSGKQLRALNELPTLLLVIVVMLVVFKTQFPTSAATWFIVALVVFMAASIQFYARWRRLRAEASAKA; this is translated from the coding sequence ATGACGTTTTCGCCCGAGGCCTACCTCTGGTTCAAGACCCTGCACATCGTTGGGGTTGTGGTGTGGTTTGCGGGCCTCTTCTATCTGGTACGCCTGTTCATCTATCACGTTGAAACGGAGGAACTGGCGCCGGAACTGCAGCAGCCGTTCCGTGATCAGTACACCTTGATGGAGAAACGCCTCGCCAACATCATCACTACGCCGGGGATGGCTGTGGCGGTGTCGATGGCCATCGGGTTGCTTCTGGCCCAGCCCTCCTGGCTTCAGCAGGGCTGGATGCACGCCAAGCTCGGTTTTGTGGCGGCCCTGCTGGCTTACCACCTGTTCTGTTATCGGCTGATGGGCCAACTTCACGCCGGCACCTGTGCCTGGTCGGGCAAGCAGCTGCGTGCCCTGAATGAGCTGCCGACGTTGCTGCTGGTGATCGTGGTGATGCTGGTGGTGTTCAAAACGCAGTTCCCCACCAGCGCCGCGACCTGGTTCATCGTCGCCCTGGTGGTGTTCATGGCAGCGTCAATTCAGTTCTATGCCCGCTGGCGCCGCCTGCGGGCCGAAGCCTCCGCCAAAGCCTGA
- a CDS encoding cryptochrome/photolyase family protein, translating to MDLSLVFPHQLFEHHPALRPGRAVALIEDPLLFGTDAQWPIQVHRQRLLLHRASMNAYAEMLQAKGFTVLRVLQGHAASTAEILGDLLEQGYRAFHLADPVDDVLTRRISAFASRHGCGLEIVATPMLLTPEAVIGDHFASGKKPLMGRFYEMQRKRLDLLIDPDGGPIGGRWSFDADNRKKLPKGIFVPEHPAERSSGSVALVEAARQQLIGEGVAGIGSWDGFHYPVTHGDAARWLDQFLEQRLRQFGAYEDAISTQHQVMWHSVLTPMLNIGLLTPQQVLDRTLERAKAGDIPLNSLEGFLRQIVGWREFMAAMYRRHGVEMRNGNFWGFDDRPIPSAFYTASTGLAPIDDAIRHALETGYCHHIERLMLLGNVMLLCGFHPTRIYTWFMELFVDAYDWVMVPNVYGMSQFADGGIFTTKPYLSGSNYVRKMSDYRKGEWCDTWDGLFWTFIHRHQDFFRRQFRLAMMARNLDRMAPDVLLTHQRRASGFLDALT from the coding sequence GTGGATCTCAGTCTAGTTTTTCCCCATCAGCTGTTTGAGCACCATCCCGCGCTTCGGCCGGGTCGGGCTGTGGCCCTGATCGAAGATCCGCTGCTGTTCGGCACCGATGCCCAGTGGCCGATCCAGGTGCATCGGCAGCGCCTGCTTCTGCATCGGGCCTCGATGAATGCCTATGCCGAGATGCTTCAGGCCAAGGGTTTCACCGTTTTGCGGGTGCTCCAGGGGCATGCGGCCAGCACCGCTGAGATTCTCGGGGATCTGCTTGAGCAGGGCTACCGGGCCTTTCATCTGGCGGATCCGGTGGACGATGTTCTGACCCGGCGGATCTCCGCTTTCGCATCCCGCCACGGCTGCGGTCTAGAGATCGTCGCCACCCCGATGCTGCTCACCCCAGAGGCCGTCATCGGGGACCATTTCGCCTCCGGAAAGAAGCCCCTCATGGGTCGCTTCTACGAGATGCAGCGCAAGCGACTGGATCTGCTGATCGATCCTGATGGTGGCCCTATCGGTGGCCGCTGGAGTTTCGATGCCGACAACCGCAAGAAGCTCCCCAAGGGAATCTTTGTTCCAGAGCACCCGGCCGAACGCTCGAGCGGTTCGGTGGCCCTCGTCGAGGCTGCCCGGCAGCAGCTCATCGGGGAGGGGGTGGCCGGCATCGGCAGCTGGGACGGGTTCCATTACCCCGTTACCCATGGCGATGCAGCCCGTTGGTTGGATCAATTCCTCGAACAACGCCTGCGCCAGTTCGGGGCTTACGAAGATGCGATCAGCACCCAGCACCAGGTGATGTGGCACAGCGTGCTCACGCCGATGCTCAACATCGGTCTGCTCACGCCGCAACAGGTGCTGGATCGAACGCTGGAGCGGGCTAAAGCCGGTGACATCCCACTCAATTCACTGGAGGGATTTCTGCGTCAGATCGTCGGCTGGCGGGAGTTCATGGCGGCGATGTACCGGCGCCATGGGGTGGAGATGCGCAACGGCAATTTCTGGGGCTTCGACGACCGACCGATCCCTTCCGCCTTCTACACCGCATCCACGGGTCTGGCCCCGATCGATGACGCCATCCGTCATGCCTTGGAGACCGGCTATTGCCATCACATCGAACGCCTGATGCTGCTGGGCAACGTGATGCTCCTCTGCGGATTCCATCCAACCCGGATCTACACCTGGTTCATGGAGCTGTTTGTGGATGCCTACGACTGGGTGATGGTGCCCAACGTCTACGGCATGAGTCAGTTCGCTGATGGCGGCATCTTCACCACCAAGCCCTATCTCTCCGGCTCGAACTATGTGCGCAAGATGTCGGATTACCGCAAAGGGGAGTGGTGTGACACCTGGGATGGCCTGTTCTGGACGTTCATCCATCGCCATCAGGACTTCTTCCGGCGCCAATTCCGGCTAGCGATGATGGCCCGCAACCTGGATCGCATGGCTCCCGACGTTCTGTTGACCCATCAGCGTCGAGCCAGCGGTTTTCTTGACGCGCTCACCTGA
- the uvrC gene encoding excinuclease ABC subunit UvrC, which produces MDAASGAPLLTQPERLERRLKEIPAEPGCYLMRDCDDRILYVGKSKALRSRVRSYFRSRHDLSPRIRLMTRQVCEIEFIVTDSEAEALVLESNLIKNHQPHFNVLLKDDKKYPYLCITWSEAYPRIFITRRRRFRSPLDRFYGPYVDVGLLRRTLFLVKRVFPLRQRPRPMYPDRTCLNYSIGRCPGVCQEKISSVDYHRTLRKVAMVFQGRSDELQHLLQEQMERYAERMDYESAARVRDQLQGLDQLTADQKMSLPDSSVSRDVLALAFDERLAAVQLFQMRAGKLVGRLGYTADASGLEPGLILQRVIEEHYSQVDSVEVPPELLVQHALPQQKLMEDWLTEQRERRVQIHCPQRQQKADLIELVQRNAEFELLRAKQGQEKQSLATEDLAQLLELPTPPRRIEGYDISHIQGSDAVASQVVFIDGLPAKQHYRKYKIRSSSIRAGHSDDFMAMAEIMRRRFRRWARAKAEGMDVGALRHKGGSALQTDGLNDWPDVVMIDGGKGQLSAVMEALRELDLHEDLNVCSLAKQREEVFLPGESQPLESEPDQLGVVLLRRLRDEAHRFAVSFHRQQRGERMKRSRLSDIPGVGPKRVKDLLAHFHSIDAIQLASIETLSKAPGVGPALARDIHDFFHPSDEGTDADARAALEEQPQELSA; this is translated from the coding sequence GTGGATGCTGCCTCTGGTGCACCGCTGCTGACGCAGCCCGAGCGTCTTGAACGCCGCCTGAAGGAGATCCCCGCTGAGCCGGGTTGCTATCTGATGCGGGACTGCGACGACCGGATCCTCTACGTCGGCAAGTCGAAGGCGTTGCGCAGCCGTGTGCGCAGCTATTTCCGCAGCCGCCACGATCTGTCGCCACGGATCCGGCTGATGACACGCCAGGTCTGTGAGATTGAGTTCATCGTCACCGACAGCGAGGCGGAGGCCCTCGTCCTCGAGTCGAACCTGATCAAGAACCATCAGCCGCACTTCAACGTGCTGCTGAAGGACGACAAGAAATACCCATACCTCTGCATCACCTGGAGTGAGGCCTACCCACGGATTTTCATCACCCGTCGCCGTCGCTTCCGCAGCCCTCTCGACCGCTTTTACGGGCCCTATGTCGATGTCGGCCTGCTGCGTCGCACCCTGTTCCTGGTGAAGCGGGTGTTCCCGCTGCGGCAACGGCCCCGACCGATGTACCCCGATCGCACGTGCCTCAACTACAGCATCGGGCGCTGTCCGGGGGTTTGCCAGGAAAAAATCAGCTCGGTGGACTATCACCGCACCCTCCGAAAGGTGGCGATGGTGTTCCAGGGCCGCAGCGATGAACTGCAGCATCTGCTTCAGGAGCAGATGGAGCGGTATGCCGAGCGGATGGACTACGAGTCGGCGGCCCGGGTTCGGGATCAACTTCAGGGCCTGGATCAGCTCACCGCCGACCAGAAGATGAGCTTGCCTGACTCCTCCGTGAGTCGGGATGTGCTGGCCCTTGCCTTCGACGAACGCCTGGCAGCCGTGCAGCTGTTTCAAATGCGCGCTGGCAAGTTGGTGGGTCGTCTCGGCTACACCGCCGATGCCTCAGGCCTGGAACCTGGCCTGATCCTGCAACGGGTGATCGAAGAGCACTACAGCCAGGTGGATTCCGTCGAGGTGCCCCCCGAGCTGTTGGTGCAGCACGCTCTGCCCCAGCAGAAACTGATGGAGGACTGGCTCACGGAACAGCGGGAGCGTCGGGTTCAGATCCACTGCCCCCAGCGCCAGCAGAAAGCCGATCTGATCGAACTGGTGCAGCGCAACGCGGAGTTTGAGTTGCTCCGTGCCAAGCAAGGTCAGGAGAAGCAGTCGTTGGCCACGGAGGATCTGGCGCAACTGCTGGAGTTGCCCACCCCGCCGCGGCGGATCGAGGGGTACGACATCAGTCACATCCAGGGCAGCGATGCCGTGGCGTCGCAAGTGGTGTTCATCGACGGACTGCCCGCCAAGCAGCACTACCGCAAGTACAAGATCCGCAGCAGCAGCATCCGCGCTGGCCACAGCGACGACTTCATGGCGATGGCGGAAATCATGCGCCGTCGTTTTCGTCGCTGGGCCCGGGCGAAGGCGGAAGGGATGGATGTGGGTGCTCTGCGTCACAAAGGCGGCAGCGCTCTGCAGACCGACGGCCTCAACGACTGGCCCGATGTGGTGATGATTGACGGCGGTAAGGGCCAGCTCTCTGCCGTGATGGAGGCCCTTCGCGAGCTTGATCTGCATGAGGATCTCAACGTCTGCTCCCTCGCCAAGCAGCGCGAAGAGGTGTTTCTCCCCGGTGAAAGCCAGCCGCTGGAGAGTGAACCGGATCAGCTCGGGGTTGTGCTGCTTCGCCGCCTGCGGGATGAAGCCCACCGTTTCGCTGTCAGCTTCCACCGCCAGCAGCGTGGTGAGCGGATGAAGCGGTCACGCCTCTCGGACATCCCCGGGGTTGGGCCCAAGCGGGTCAAGGATCTCCTGGCTCATTTCCATTCGATTGATGCCATCCAGCTGGCATCGATTGAGACCCTGTCCAAGGCCCCGGGTGTGGGTCCGGCGCTGGCCCGCGACATCCACGATTTCTTCCATCCTTCCGACGAAGGAACCGACGCTGATGCCAGGGCTGCTTTAGAAGAGCAGCCTCAGGAACTCTCCGCATGA
- a CDS encoding flavin reductase family protein: MSLDADAKKVLLRKIPHGLFICNVRNGDEVNGFTASWVTQGSFEPPLVVMGVRADSSSHAIIEATGKFSLNVLRADQKDLAAVFFKPQKALGGRFEAAPFEEGELGLPLLTDAIGGVECELVGSIKHGDHTVFVGEVKTARLITDGEALNLASTGWNYGG; this comes from the coding sequence ATGAGCCTCGACGCCGACGCCAAAAAGGTCCTGCTTCGCAAGATCCCCCATGGACTCTTCATCTGCAACGTGCGCAACGGCGATGAGGTGAACGGTTTCACGGCCAGCTGGGTGACCCAGGGCTCGTTCGAACCGCCGTTGGTGGTCATGGGCGTTCGGGCTGACAGCAGCAGCCACGCCATCATCGAGGCCACCGGCAAGTTCTCCCTCAACGTGCTGCGGGCCGATCAGAAAGATCTGGCAGCCGTGTTTTTCAAGCCCCAGAAGGCGCTCGGCGGTCGCTTTGAAGCGGCACCCTTCGAGGAAGGTGAACTTGGACTTCCCCTGCTCACCGATGCCATCGGTGGTGTGGAGTGCGAGCTCGTGGGTTCGATCAAGCACGGTGACCACACCGTTTTTGTTGGCGAAGTGAAAACGGCGCGTCTGATCACCGATGGCGAGGCCCTCAACCTGGCCAGCACCGGCTGGAACTACGGCGGCTGA
- the coaD gene encoding pantetheine-phosphate adenylyltransferase codes for MRALYPGSFDPLTNGHMDLIERAVSLFGEVVVAVLSNPSKRPAFSVDERIEQIRTATCHLSGVEVISFDGLTVNCAVTHRADLILRGLRAMSDFEYELQIAHTNRSLADDLETVFMATTARHSFLSSSVVKEVARFGGSIDHMVPPEVAKDLNRLFNSAFPSS; via the coding sequence ATGCGGGCGCTTTACCCCGGCAGTTTCGACCCTCTCACCAATGGTCATATGGACCTGATCGAGCGGGCCGTGAGCCTGTTTGGCGAGGTGGTGGTTGCGGTGCTCAGCAATCCGAGCAAACGGCCTGCGTTCAGCGTCGACGAACGGATCGAACAGATCCGCACGGCGACGTGCCATCTCTCCGGCGTTGAAGTGATCAGTTTCGATGGCCTCACGGTGAACTGTGCCGTCACCCATCGCGCCGACCTGATCCTGAGGGGCCTGCGAGCGATGAGTGACTTCGAATACGAATTACAGATCGCCCACACCAACCGCTCGCTGGCCGACGATCTAGAGACTGTGTTCATGGCCACCACGGCACGCCACAGCTTTCTCAGCAGCTCCGTGGTTAAGGAAGTGGCCCGCTTCGGCGGATCGATTGATCACATGGTTCCGCCAGAGGTGGCGAAGGACCTCAACAGGCTCTTTAATTCGGCTTTCCCCTCCAGCTGA
- the dacB gene encoding D-alanyl-D-alanine carboxypeptidase/D-alanyl-D-alanine endopeptidase codes for MIRSALVSLLVLAPQLPLRAAPPLLAPPPVVQRQGQAMLSGGALCPALQTALDSAVGREERLWSVSVLDQRGQLLADLNGGIPRIPASNQKLVSTAFALDRLGPDFRLKTQLLRHPDGSLEIVGEGDPDLSIAEIQRFAMVALGQGGSSSTSSVSFAPVQLMVREEPRQRWWPADWDPADRSYAYGAPITRLALTSNALHMAVMDPAQRLQRILNSTVQQQGGQIRLQMVDQQTREAALARSRGASVVLHNEDSAPMHALLSLANSESHNFTAEVLMREAADVWDVNRASLATTRWLQAQGVPMTGLRLRDGSGLSRGNRLTSRSLSVLLWRMAQHPLAAFYQASMAIAGQRGTLRNYFWGTSLEGRFWGKTGTLSGVRAISGILETTDGPRYVSMIANGAYAPNSVMGQILLASQLISRCPAWTAAGTLPAGID; via the coding sequence GTGATTCGCTCTGCCCTGGTTTCCCTGCTGGTGCTGGCGCCCCAGTTGCCCCTCAGGGCAGCGCCTCCGCTCTTGGCACCACCTCCGGTGGTTCAACGTCAGGGCCAGGCCATGCTCAGCGGCGGTGCGCTTTGCCCGGCCCTGCAGACGGCCTTGGACTCAGCGGTGGGAAGGGAAGAGCGGTTGTGGAGCGTCAGCGTTCTCGATCAACGCGGGCAGCTGCTGGCTGATCTGAATGGGGGGATCCCCCGGATCCCGGCATCGAATCAAAAACTGGTCAGCACGGCCTTTGCTCTGGATCGCCTCGGCCCCGACTTCCGTCTGAAGACGCAGCTCTTGCGTCACCCCGATGGATCTCTGGAGATCGTGGGGGAAGGCGATCCCGACCTCAGCATTGCCGAGATCCAGAGGTTTGCCATGGTGGCTCTTGGCCAGGGCGGCTCCAGCAGCACCTCCAGCGTCTCCTTTGCGCCTGTTCAGCTGATGGTGCGGGAGGAACCGCGTCAGCGGTGGTGGCCCGCCGATTGGGATCCTGCGGATCGCTCCTACGCCTACGGCGCACCGATCACCCGTCTTGCCCTCACCAGCAATGCCCTCCATATGGCGGTTATGGATCCAGCGCAACGGCTGCAGCGGATCCTCAATTCCACCGTGCAGCAGCAGGGGGGGCAAATTCGCCTGCAGATGGTCGATCAGCAGACCCGGGAAGCGGCCCTCGCGCGGAGCAGGGGGGCAAGTGTGGTGCTGCACAACGAGGATTCCGCGCCGATGCACGCTCTGCTCAGCCTGGCCAACTCTGAGAGCCATAACTTCACTGCTGAGGTGCTGATGCGTGAGGCGGCGGATGTCTGGGATGTGAATCGTGCTTCCCTCGCTACCACCCGCTGGTTGCAAGCCCAGGGTGTGCCGATGACGGGACTTCGGCTGCGGGATGGCAGTGGACTCTCCCGGGGCAACCGGCTCACCAGTCGGTCGTTGTCTGTGTTGCTGTGGCGCATGGCGCAACATCCCCTGGCGGCCTTCTACCAGGCCTCGATGGCGATTGCTGGCCAAAGGGGAACGCTGCGCAACTACTTCTGGGGCACGTCCCTTGAGGGTCGCTTCTGGGGCAAGACCGGCACCCTCAGTGGTGTTCGGGCGATCTCAGGAATTCTTGAAACGACCGATGGCCCGCGGTACGTGAGCATGATTGCAAACGGGGCCTATGCACCCAACTCCGTGATGGGCCAGATCCTGCTGGCCAGCCAGCTGATCAGCCGTTGCCCCGCATGGACCGCAGCCGGGACGCTGCCCGCTGGGATCGACTGA
- a CDS encoding DUF4330 domain-containing protein yields MVLNRLRSLSPIDAVAGVVSLAALAGAVWSPKLSNAVAKATGAVKPVQVSVDVVRLYSADPEQLLNSVREEAALNIVIRNQPSGRVSLVSVDDVTNSLTAVQPDGSVVVADAPATALPRHARFVMEAQAEIKPSGVVIGGTKLKVGVPVELEGRLYRLKGVVSGVMPL; encoded by the coding sequence ATGGTGCTCAACAGGCTTCGATCCCTTTCACCCATCGATGCCGTGGCTGGAGTCGTCTCCCTGGCAGCTCTGGCAGGCGCGGTCTGGTCCCCCAAGCTCTCGAATGCGGTCGCCAAGGCCACGGGTGCCGTGAAGCCTGTGCAAGTCAGCGTTGATGTGGTGCGGCTGTACAGCGCTGATCCCGAGCAGCTGCTGAATTCAGTGCGGGAGGAAGCAGCACTCAACATCGTGATCCGCAATCAACCGTCCGGTCGGGTGAGCCTGGTGTCGGTGGATGACGTCACCAATTCCCTGACGGCGGTGCAGCCCGATGGTTCGGTAGTTGTCGCCGATGCCCCCGCAACGGCTCTGCCCCGCCATGCCCGGTTTGTGATGGAGGCCCAGGCCGAGATCAAACCCTCCGGTGTTGTGATCGGCGGCACCAAGCTCAAGGTGGGTGTGCCCGTTGAACTGGAGGGTCGCCTCTACCGCTTGAAAGGTGTTGTGAGCGGAGTGATGCCTCTGTGA
- a CDS encoding DUF1995 family protein: MTQSDAPCLALPADLLAAEEAMLQAALAAIGSGDGQRWSASLRFEGLRLLPVAVRLARALITAGQDLLMVWPDAGAAALARRDAEDLKEVILDFNQLKRAESDAPDTRLLLAVNPSPADYEEFQALCENHAGVVLMLNGRLEDAAVGIGSVARERRKGFVASWQQAYWLQPLQGGALMRCFPDDWRLYRQDPDGYRPLEVLPERPDPDTTAALLAGEDPDSIKQQLSGVDRFLDGLRN; the protein is encoded by the coding sequence ATGACTCAATCCGACGCTCCCTGTCTTGCCCTCCCTGCGGATTTGCTCGCGGCCGAGGAGGCCATGCTGCAAGCGGCCCTGGCGGCCATTGGATCCGGCGATGGTCAACGCTGGTCCGCAAGCCTCCGCTTTGAGGGCCTTCGTCTGCTCCCGGTGGCGGTGCGTCTGGCCCGTGCATTGATCACTGCCGGTCAGGATCTGTTGATGGTTTGGCCCGATGCCGGTGCTGCCGCTTTGGCCCGGCGCGATGCCGAGGACCTCAAAGAAGTGATACTTGATTTCAATCAGCTCAAACGTGCGGAGAGCGACGCCCCCGACACCCGCCTGCTGCTTGCGGTGAACCCCTCCCCTGCTGATTACGAGGAGTTCCAGGCGTTGTGTGAAAACCATGCTGGAGTGGTTCTGATGCTGAATGGGCGTCTTGAAGACGCCGCCGTGGGCATCGGCAGCGTGGCCCGGGAGCGCCGCAAGGGTTTCGTAGCCAGCTGGCAGCAGGCCTACTGGCTCCAGCCCCTGCAGGGAGGAGCGTTGATGCGCTGCTTCCCCGATGACTGGCGTCTCTATCGCCAGGATCCCGATGGTTACCGGCCACTGGAGGTGCTGCCTGAACGTCCGGATCCCGACACCACAGCAGCTCTTTTGGCCGGTGAAGATCCCGACAGCATCAAGCAACAGCTCTCCGGGGTCGATCGCTTCCTTGATGGTCTGCGCAATTGA
- a CDS encoding cysteine desulfurase family protein → MERPELYLDAAATTPPLPAVIAVMQQVQQKAWANPSSLHGAGLAAAEALERARWRIAERFAVSPDQLIVTSGATESVHLALLGSAAGLVPGRLVISAVEHPAVVAAAHQLEALGWSIAEWPVDREGVVRLDQLDRLLSAPTRLVSLIAAQGEVGALQPVSKIAKACRERGIVIHSDATQLVPQGCFAFERLGVDLLTLSAHKFCGPRGVGLLIRAPGVELSPLQGGGGQEHGLRSGTEPVALVSGMADALMALPSFDPVSQPIPPGSSNQIRRQRDQLLERLLELPQLQLCGPHPDQRLPHHIALLAKTVDGQPLPGRDLVRRLAAAGVACSSGSACSSGSSADSAVLTAMGIPGTERQSGLRLTLGPWLSDQDLDAVPGRFASVFAAFS, encoded by the coding sequence GTGGAACGCCCTGAGCTCTATCTGGATGCTGCTGCCACGACACCGCCCCTGCCGGCGGTTATCGCGGTGATGCAGCAGGTGCAGCAGAAGGCCTGGGCGAACCCCAGCAGCCTTCATGGCGCCGGGTTGGCAGCAGCCGAGGCTCTCGAGCGGGCCCGCTGGCGCATTGCCGAGCGTTTTGCTGTCAGCCCTGATCAGTTGATCGTCACCTCAGGGGCGACGGAATCCGTGCACCTCGCCCTGCTGGGCAGTGCCGCAGGTCTTGTTCCGGGCCGGTTGGTGATCTCTGCGGTGGAACATCCGGCGGTGGTTGCTGCCGCGCACCAACTCGAAGCCCTGGGCTGGAGCATTGCCGAATGGCCCGTTGATCGTGAGGGCGTTGTTCGGCTCGACCAGCTCGATCGGCTGTTGTCGGCTCCAACCCGGCTGGTCTCCCTGATCGCAGCTCAGGGAGAGGTGGGTGCGCTGCAACCCGTGAGCAAGATCGCCAAGGCCTGCCGTGAGCGCGGCATCGTCATCCACAGCGATGCCACCCAGCTTGTGCCCCAGGGTTGCTTCGCCTTCGAGCGGCTCGGGGTTGATCTGCTGACCCTCTCGGCCCACAAGTTCTGTGGCCCCCGGGGCGTGGGGCTGCTGATTCGGGCCCCGGGTGTGGAACTTTCACCGCTCCAGGGCGGTGGTGGCCAGGAACACGGCCTGCGCTCCGGCACCGAACCGGTTGCGTTGGTGAGCGGCATGGCCGATGCCCTGATGGCTCTTCCCAGCTTTGACCCCGTCAGCCAGCCAATTCCACCGGGCAGCTCGAACCAGATCCGTCGTCAACGGGATCAACTGCTCGAACGCCTGCTCGAGCTACCTCAGCTTCAGCTCTGCGGCCCTCACCCGGATCAGCGTCTGCCCCATCACATCGCACTGTTGGCGAAAACCGTTGATGGACAGCCGCTGCCGGGACGCGATCTGGTGCGACGGCTGGCGGCGGCGGGGGTGGCCTGCAGCAGCGGCAGTGCCTGCAGCAGTGGCAGCAGTGCCGACAGTGCTGTGCTCACCGCCATGGGCATTCCCGGGACTGAACGTCAGTCGGGCCTGCGGCTGACCCTTGGCCCCTGGCTGTCGGATCAGGATCTCGACGCCGTTCCGGGCCGTTTTGCATCCGTGTTTGCGGCATTTTCCTGA
- the dapF gene encoding diaminopimelate epimerase gives MLQFSKYQGLGNDFLIVEGRQGQLPDAISNPDPAWVRRICDRRFGVGGDGLILALPAQADGELRMRILNVDGSEAEMCGNGIRCLARYLADTDGDAPGRRWDIETLAGMIRPELMADGQLRVDMGPPFLSSEGIPTTLMPEDGLPQGVLLLEGEQLKVAAVGMGNPHVVVPVDDLASIPFDAWGAALEVHPAFPAKTNVHFLQVHNRERLEIRVWERGAGPTLACGTGACATLVAAVLLGLADDCAEVVLPGGPLMIEWRDRTGSVLMTGPAEAVFDGVLTPDMVPAGSAMASTSEAPAAPPAATAAADFDCSKDCADQCQRPDRCLRDEAQQKVQVFLSSTSLDSMLNLASESLEQRTKARFERGTP, from the coding sequence ATGTTGCAGTTCAGCAAATATCAGGGACTTGGCAATGACTTCCTGATCGTTGAAGGCCGGCAGGGACAACTGCCCGATGCAATCAGCAATCCCGATCCCGCCTGGGTGCGCCGCATCTGTGATCGGCGCTTCGGTGTGGGTGGCGATGGCTTGATCCTGGCGCTGCCTGCTCAGGCGGATGGAGAACTGCGGATGCGGATTCTCAATGTCGATGGCAGTGAGGCCGAAATGTGTGGCAACGGCATTCGCTGCCTGGCCCGCTACCTGGCCGACACCGACGGTGATGCTCCCGGCCGCCGCTGGGACATCGAAACCCTGGCGGGAATGATTCGCCCTGAACTGATGGCCGATGGCCAGTTGCGGGTGGACATGGGGCCGCCCTTCCTCAGCTCCGAAGGCATCCCCACAACCCTGATGCCTGAAGACGGACTTCCTCAGGGGGTGCTGCTGCTGGAGGGAGAACAGCTGAAGGTGGCGGCCGTTGGCATGGGCAATCCCCATGTGGTGGTGCCTGTCGACGACTTGGCCAGCATTCCCTTTGATGCCTGGGGGGCTGCGCTGGAGGTGCATCCGGCCTTCCCGGCCAAGACCAATGTTCATTTCCTCCAGGTGCACAACCGTGAACGTTTGGAGATCCGGGTCTGGGAACGGGGTGCAGGCCCGACCCTGGCCTGCGGCACCGGTGCCTGCGCCACGCTGGTGGCGGCGGTGTTGCTGGGCCTCGCCGATGACTGCGCCGAGGTGGTGCTGCCCGGCGGTCCGCTGATGATTGAGTGGCGCGATCGCACTGGTTCCGTGCTGATGACGGGACCCGCCGAAGCGGTGTTTGACGGGGTGCTGACGCCTGATATGGTGCCGGCTGGTTCCGCGATGGCGTCGACCAGCGAAGCCCCTGCCGCTCCACCTGCGGCGACGGCTGCAGCCGATTTCGATTGCTCGAAGGATTGCGCTGATCAATGCCAGCGTCCTGACCGCTGCCTCCGTGATGAGGCGCAGCAGAAGGTGCAGGTCTTCCTCAGCAGCACGTCCCTTGACTCGATGCTCAATCTCGCCAGTGAATCCCTGGAGCAGCGCACCAAGGCGCGGTTCGAGCGTGGAACGCCCTGA